A genomic stretch from Helianthus annuus cultivar XRQ/B chromosome 1, HanXRQr2.0-SUNRISE, whole genome shotgun sequence includes:
- the LOC110940165 gene encoding secoisolariciresinol dehydrogenase, whose amino-acid sequence MASPLRSLKGKIALITGASSGIGERTAKLFAEHGAKIVIADVQDQLGQAVCDAIGSSNSKFLHCDVTKEDDVKNVVDTTIDAYGKLDIMFCNAGMADPYKARVMDVEKLDFQRVLDVNVLGVFLSMKHAARVMVPARAGSIISTASLASNIGGAASHAYCCSKHALAGLTKNLAVELGQFGIRVNCLSPYVMVTPLSTSFLGLEDEGLVDFVSSCANLKGVTLTTDDVANAALFLASDQAKYISGQNLHIDGGLGIVNPSFGLFKYPDN is encoded by the exons ATGGCATCTCCTTTAAGAAG TCTAAAAGGAAAAATTGCGTTGATAACCGGAGCATCAAGCGGTATCGGGGAACGCACTGCCAAACTATTTGCTGAACACGGAGCAAAAATTGTCATCGCCGACGTCCAAGACCAACTTGGACAAGCTGTTTGTGATGCCATAGGCTCGTCAAACTCAAAATTTCTCCATTGTGATGTAACAAAGGAAGACGACGTAAAGAATGTAGTAGATACTACAATCGATGCGTATGGAAAACTTGACATAATGTTTTGTAATGCAGGGATGGCAGATCCTTACAAGGCGAGAGTCATGGACGTCGAAAAACTGGATTTCCAACGTGTTCTCGATGTTAATGTCTTGGGTGTCTTCTTGAGCATGAAACATGCTGCTAGAGTTATGGTTCCAGCAAGAGCTGGTTCGATAATATCAACGGCTAGCCTCGCTTCAAATATTGGTGGTGCAGCCTCACATGCTTACTGTTGTTCAAAGCATGCTCTAGCCGGCTTGACAAAGAATCTGGCGGTAGAGCTTGGGCAATTTGGCATTCGAGTCAATTGTTTGTCACCTTATGTAATGGTCACACCATTATCCACGAGTTTTCTTGGGCTTGAAGATGAAGGTCTAGTGGACTTTGTGAGCTCATGTGCAAATCTTAAGGGGGTGACACTCACGACAGATGATGTTGCCAACGCAGCCCTTTTTCTAGCGAGTGACCAGGCTAAGTACATTAGTGGACAAAATCTTCATATCGATGGTGGACTAGGCATCGTTAATCCATCATTTGGCTTGTTTAAATATCCCGATAATTGA
- the LOC110879645 gene encoding 40S ribosomal protein S17 yields the protein MGRVRTKTVKKSSRTVIERYYSKMTLDFHTNKKILEEVAIIPSKRLRNKIAGFSTHLMKRIQKGPVRGISLKLQEEERERRMDFVPDESAIRVDNIEVDKETIELLASLGMSELPGVVLKEETPVVSAVIPGGYGAGRGGAGRRY from the coding sequence ATGGGTCGAGTCCGAACCAAAACCGTGAAGAAGTCCTCACGGACCGTAATCGAGCGTTACTACTCGAAAATGACACTCGATTTCCACACAAACAAGAAGATTCTAGAAGAAGTAGCCATCATCCCGTCAAAGCGTCTCCGAAACAAGATCGCAGGGTTCTCAACGCATCTGATGAAGCGGATCCAGAAAGGACCGGTGAGAGGCATCTCGTTGAAGCTGCAGGAGGAGGAGAGAGAACGCCGGATGGACTTTGTGCCTGATGAGTCTGCTATTAGAGTTGATAATATTGAGGTTGATAAGGAGACAATTGAGTTGCTTGCTTCGCTTGGGATGAGTGAGCTTCCAGGTGTTGTGCTTAAGGAGGAGACTCCGGTGGTTTCTGCGGTGATTCCCGGAGGGTATGGTGCTGGTCGTGGTGGTGCTGGAAGAAGGTATTAA